The Pirellulimonas nuda genome includes a region encoding these proteins:
- a CDS encoding DoxX family protein: protein MFGWKRESETQAGDAGRLLLRLTIGGLLLLYGIDKVRSGPGVVQGMLHDAGLPGVLAYGVYVGEVVAPLLLIVGFYTRVASALIVINMAIAIGLAHAGEVFSLTQYGGWAIELQMLYLLGAVCIALLGPGRYAIGAKTGWRA from the coding sequence ATGTTTGGTTGGAAACGAGAAAGCGAGACCCAGGCCGGCGACGCCGGCCGGCTGCTGCTGCGCCTCACCATCGGCGGCTTGCTGCTGCTGTACGGGATCGACAAGGTGCGCAGCGGCCCGGGGGTTGTTCAGGGGATGCTGCACGACGCGGGCCTGCCGGGCGTGCTGGCCTACGGCGTGTACGTGGGAGAGGTCGTCGCCCCACTGCTGCTGATCGTCGGCTTCTACACGCGTGTGGCGTCGGCATTGATCGTCATCAACATGGCGATCGCTATCGGCCTGGCCCACGCCGGCGAGGTGTTCTCGCTGACCCAGTACGGCGGCTGGGCGATCGAGCTGCAGATGCTCTACCTGCTGGGCGCCGTGTGCATCGCACTGCTCGGCCCGGGCCGCTACGCCATCGGCGCGAAAACAGGCTGGCGTGCTTGA
- a CDS encoding DUF5808 domain-containing protein — MASRAEDQAAINQTGWNSPSNWRWGVYRSRRDTRVWVSKQRKWAGWTLNFAHRAAWAWLAALLLPALLSPIVYLVATVNR; from the coding sequence ATGGCGTCCCGCGCAGAAGACCAAGCCGCGATCAACCAAACCGGGTGGAACTCCCCGAGCAACTGGCGTTGGGGGGTCTACCGGAGCCGGCGCGACACCCGCGTCTGGGTCTCGAAGCAGCGCAAGTGGGCGGGGTGGACGCTCAACTTCGCCCACCGCGCGGCGTGGGCTTGGCTGGCGGCACTATTGCTGCCGGCGCTGCTGTCGCCGATCGTCTACCTCGTGGCCACCGTGAATCGCTGA
- the sugE gene encoding quaternary ammonium compound efflux SMR transporter SugE, protein MNPWYYLLIAGLLETGWAVGLKYTHGFTRLWPSLGTAAALVASMVFLALAVRELPIGTAYPVWVGIGAVGAAGFGIAFLGEPASALRLAFLALLIVAIVGLKWAGSAA, encoded by the coding sequence ATGAATCCTTGGTACTACTTGCTGATCGCGGGGCTGTTGGAGACCGGCTGGGCGGTGGGTTTGAAGTACACCCACGGGTTCACCCGGCTGTGGCCCAGCCTGGGGACCGCGGCAGCGCTGGTCGCCAGCATGGTGTTCCTGGCCCTGGCGGTACGCGAGCTGCCGATCGGCACGGCCTACCCGGTGTGGGTGGGGATCGGGGCGGTTGGCGCCGCGGGGTTTGGGATCGCGTTTCTCGGCGAGCCCGCTTCCGCGTTGCGGCTGGCGTTCCTGGCGCTGCTGATCGTCGCCATTGTGGGGCTGAAGTGGGCGGGCTCGGCGGCGTAG
- the uvrA gene encoding excinuclease ABC subunit UvrA: protein MPASDIVIKGAREHNLRDVNLRLPRNKLICLTGVSGSGKSSLAFDTLFAEGQRRYVESLSTFARQFLGQMTKPDVDHISGLSPSISISQKSSGSNPRSTVGTITEIYDFLRVLYARVGQGHCYNCGRLVTAQSREQILGRILTLPAGAKLMVMAPVVRRQKGAFQDLFEDLQKRGFVRARVDGEVVELASSLDLDRQMRHNIEVVIDRLVAGPTIRGRLAEAVDLALSIGKGSLVVAFEEDAQGELALEDAPAADADGSPGVKGPTPRGAAPRDMVLSSDFACTPCGLSFEPPTPQMFSFNSPQGMCDQCDGLGEFYSFDPELLVSDPSKSLAQGCIELVGSWKDLSKWKRHIFQGVADTLEKRIGLEEGFLLETAWEELAPELRELWLWGAGEEHITFTWKTGRSVQKYGGHYEGIIPELLEKYRSSNSKPQIQKLEHCMRQIECPACGGSRLNPQARAVRITTASDKFDKKDLGLPEVCGLPISVASEFFSELQFTDAQQYIAAEALKEIRGRLGFLSNVGLEYLSLDRTAPTLSGGESQRIRLASQIGCGLVGVLYILDEPSIGLHPRDNDRLISTLEDLRDRGNTVVVVEHDEDTMRASDYLIDFGPGPGVRGGHVVAEGSAEAIAKSAKSQTGAFLSGRRKIEVPKVRRILGLPSPAGEGDTRGVLRVRGARHNNLKNIDVDFPLGAFVCVTGVSGSGKSSLVNDVLMASLRRDLNGAECEPGEHDSIDGIERLDKVIAIDQSPIGRTPRSNPGTYIKLFDDIRNLFAQLPESKRRGFKPGRFSFNVRGGRCEACEGNGANKLEMDFLADIWVPCPVCEGARFNRETLSVLFKGKSIADVLEMDIQQAMELFEAIPQIKHKLDTLHAVGLDYLKIGQPSPTLSGGEAQRIKLARELVKKSTGQTLYVLDEPTTGLHFADIEMLLKVLHTFVDAGNTVLVVEHNLDVIKTADWVIDIGPEGGAAGGQLVAAGTPEAVVAATTGKAKSNGSAVLRSYTAEALAPVLSGEAHAAIARAPRPPVKEATHIEVRGAAQHNLKGVDVRIERDKFTVCCGPSGSGKTSLAMDTIYAEGQRRYVESLSSYARQFVGQATKPALDHIEGLSPAVAIEQRSGGHSPRSTVGTVTEIYDYLRVLYARLGEPYCPECDLPIGTQTTDQVVDKILSEPEGQRLYLLAPLEIGVGDKYEDLWAELAGNGYLRIRVDGKFYELGEAPEIDRRRKHDVAVVVDRITVHAKSRGRIAEAVEGALAIGRGVMQVVEPIDDAPESRWPTRTHSQHLACEKCGRSFDALSPHNFSFNSALGWCGACEGLGVQTGANPAALLRDPELTLAEGALLLWPNLRGDLARGLLEALSRHTGVPTDVPYQRLNARQRRVLLYGTGEEWIAVEGKGPQAKSHSQLRFQFKGLYPALEEASRLSPRLRTQLEHLVDEIECNECGGSRLRDDASAVRFRDHTLEDVSRTSLGELLQQVSGWKLSARDRKIAGELVREVKNRLTFLVDVGLNYLTLGRGAPSLSGGESQRIRLASQVGSGLCGVLYVLDEPTIGLHPRDNTRLIKALMKLRDLGNTLLVVEHDREVVASADALLDFGPAAGRFGGEIVARGTPAEVSKRRGSVTGPYLSGTKAIAIPSNRRITLEAKGRGTRGEGVNGAVSACPTPRIGIRGARHNNLKNIDVDIPLGALVAVTGVSGSGKSSLINEILYNQLARSLHRAGCVAGAHDDIVGVERINKVIRVDQAPLGNSPTSNPATYTGCFDLIRQLYAQLPESKLRGYSARQFSFNVAGGRCDACEGDGQLRIEMHFLPDVWVECDTCRGQRYNPDTLAVKYRDRSIADVLAMPVEEALTLFENIPKIRRILQTICDVGLGYVTLGQSAPTLSGGEAQRVKLAAELARPDTGQTLYLLDEPTTGLHFDDLARLLDVLHRLVDLGNTVVVIEHNLDVIKTADWVLDIGPEAGRDGGRLVAAGTPEDVVAAFSKPKRGKKSAVAAVSHTAAALGPVLADGPYAERRVYDPSALDQAQAGDLDLDRVGEDAQMPWEADGRLWHSQNRVARDGTACKWDGRVVDRVERRVQELADELGVGLSPTNWNHRSVVEIAAETKSHGWLLHMMTGDKWLVKLKFRTASKTFQREQLTLDLALRPLDELDHIQAYGSGPRVKCKNLRGPWQEVQVDVHHFSEIDTPAFWEMVERAVRGFHKLTTRVAQNPEDVMPWKVLGRKWHLARKGFPPGKRPQWENELLEELIETLSEAAPNGQFLWNNKVLVHQMLPGVPIPWATVVTKRLANVELALTGPKGAFQLGRLTDLAAEYELNVDAEDRDIVRLKFTEPEHLHRGDLEGFLQEHLEATLGAAVG, encoded by the coding sequence ATGCCCGCCTCGGACATCGTCATCAAGGGCGCCCGCGAGCATAATCTGCGGGACGTCAACCTCCGCCTGCCGCGCAACAAACTGATCTGCCTGACCGGCGTTTCCGGGTCGGGCAAGAGCTCGCTGGCGTTCGACACGCTGTTTGCCGAGGGGCAGCGGCGGTACGTCGAGAGCCTGTCGACCTTCGCCCGGCAGTTCCTCGGGCAGATGACCAAGCCGGACGTCGACCACATCAGCGGGCTGAGCCCGTCGATCTCTATCTCGCAGAAGTCTTCTGGGTCGAACCCGCGGTCGACCGTCGGCACGATCACCGAGATCTACGACTTCCTGCGGGTGCTGTACGCCCGGGTCGGGCAGGGGCACTGCTACAACTGCGGGAGGCTGGTCACCGCCCAGAGCCGCGAGCAGATCTTGGGGCGGATCCTCACGCTGCCGGCCGGCGCCAAGCTTATGGTGATGGCGCCGGTGGTCCGCCGTCAGAAGGGCGCCTTCCAAGACCTGTTTGAAGACCTGCAGAAACGCGGCTTCGTCCGCGCCCGGGTCGACGGCGAGGTGGTCGAGCTGGCGAGCAGCCTCGACCTCGACCGCCAGATGCGGCACAACATCGAGGTGGTGATCGACCGGCTGGTCGCCGGCCCCACGATCCGCGGCCGGCTGGCCGAGGCGGTCGACCTGGCGCTGTCGATCGGCAAGGGGAGCTTGGTTGTTGCGTTCGAGGAGGACGCGCAAGGGGAGTTGGCGCTTGAGGACGCTCCGGCGGCTGACGCCGACGGCTCGCCGGGGGTGAAGGGCCCAACGCCAAGGGGCGCTGCGCCGCGTGACATGGTGCTTAGCAGCGACTTTGCTTGCACCCCTTGTGGGCTGAGCTTCGAGCCCCCCACGCCGCAGATGTTTAGCTTCAACAGCCCGCAGGGGATGTGCGACCAGTGCGACGGGCTCGGGGAGTTCTACTCCTTCGACCCCGAGCTGCTGGTCAGCGACCCGTCGAAGTCGCTCGCCCAGGGCTGCATCGAGTTGGTCGGCTCGTGGAAGGACCTGAGCAAGTGGAAGCGGCACATCTTTCAGGGGGTCGCGGACACGCTGGAGAAGCGGATCGGGCTGGAAGAAGGGTTCCTGCTGGAGACCGCCTGGGAAGAGCTGGCGCCCGAGCTGCGTGAGCTGTGGCTGTGGGGGGCGGGCGAGGAGCACATCACCTTCACCTGGAAGACCGGCCGCAGCGTCCAGAAGTACGGCGGGCACTACGAGGGAATCATCCCCGAGCTGCTGGAGAAGTACCGCAGCAGCAACAGCAAGCCGCAGATCCAGAAGCTGGAGCACTGCATGCGGCAGATCGAGTGCCCGGCGTGCGGCGGCTCGCGGCTGAACCCGCAGGCGCGGGCGGTGCGGATCACCACCGCCAGCGACAAGTTCGACAAGAAGGACCTCGGCCTGCCAGAGGTTTGCGGGTTGCCCATTAGCGTGGCGAGCGAGTTCTTCTCCGAGCTGCAGTTCACCGACGCGCAGCAGTACATCGCCGCCGAGGCGCTCAAAGAGATCCGCGGCCGGCTGGGGTTCCTCTCCAACGTGGGGCTGGAGTACCTGTCGCTCGACCGCACGGCGCCGACGCTCTCCGGCGGCGAGTCGCAGCGGATCCGCCTGGCGAGCCAGATCGGCTGCGGGCTGGTGGGCGTGCTGTACATCCTGGACGAGCCCTCGATCGGCCTCCACCCACGCGACAACGACCGCCTGATCTCGACGCTGGAGGACCTGCGCGACCGCGGCAACACCGTGGTGGTGGTGGAGCACGACGAAGACACGATGCGGGCCAGCGACTACCTGATCGACTTCGGCCCGGGCCCCGGCGTACGCGGCGGTCACGTGGTGGCCGAGGGCTCGGCGGAGGCGATCGCCAAGAGCGCCAAAAGCCAGACCGGCGCGTTCTTGTCCGGGCGGCGCAAGATCGAAGTGCCGAAAGTGCGGAGGATCCTCGGACTCCCCTCCCCTGCCGGGGAGGGGGATACGCGCGGTGTGCTGCGTGTCCGCGGCGCGCGGCACAACAACCTCAAGAATATCGACGTCGACTTCCCGCTGGGCGCCTTCGTGTGCGTTACCGGCGTGTCGGGCTCCGGCAAGAGCTCGCTGGTGAACGACGTGCTGATGGCCTCGCTGCGGCGCGACCTGAACGGCGCCGAGTGCGAGCCGGGCGAGCACGACTCGATCGACGGGATCGAGCGGCTCGACAAGGTGATCGCGATCGACCAGTCTCCGATCGGGCGCACGCCGCGCTCCAATCCAGGGACCTACATCAAGCTGTTCGACGACATCCGCAACCTGTTCGCGCAGCTCCCGGAATCGAAGCGGCGCGGCTTCAAGCCGGGGCGGTTCAGCTTCAACGTGCGTGGCGGGCGCTGCGAGGCGTGCGAGGGGAACGGCGCCAACAAGCTGGAGATGGACTTCCTGGCGGACATCTGGGTGCCGTGCCCCGTGTGCGAGGGCGCCCGTTTCAACCGCGAGACGCTCAGCGTGCTGTTCAAGGGCAAGAGCATCGCGGACGTGCTGGAGATGGACATCCAGCAGGCGATGGAGCTGTTCGAAGCGATCCCGCAGATCAAGCACAAGCTCGACACGCTGCACGCGGTGGGGCTCGACTACCTGAAGATCGGCCAGCCCTCCCCCACGCTCTCCGGCGGCGAGGCGCAACGCATCAAGCTGGCCCGCGAACTGGTCAAGAAGTCGACCGGCCAGACGCTGTACGTGCTGGACGAACCGACCACGGGGCTGCACTTCGCCGACATCGAGATGCTGCTCAAGGTGCTGCACACCTTCGTCGACGCCGGCAACACCGTGCTGGTGGTCGAGCACAACCTCGACGTGATCAAGACCGCCGACTGGGTGATCGATATCGGCCCCGAAGGGGGCGCCGCCGGCGGCCAGCTCGTGGCGGCCGGAACGCCGGAAGCCGTGGTCGCGGCTACCACTGGAAAGGCGAAGTCGAACGGCAGCGCGGTCCTACGCTCCTACACGGCCGAGGCCCTCGCGCCGGTGCTCAGCGGCGAGGCGCACGCCGCGATCGCCCGCGCCCCGCGTCCCCCGGTGAAGGAAGCCACCCACATCGAGGTCCGGGGCGCCGCACAGCACAACCTCAAGGGGGTCGACGTCCGGATCGAACGCGACAAGTTCACCGTCTGCTGCGGGCCGAGCGGTTCGGGGAAGACCTCGCTGGCGATGGACACCATCTACGCCGAGGGGCAGCGGCGTTACGTTGAGAGCCTCTCCAGCTACGCCCGCCAGTTTGTCGGCCAGGCCACCAAGCCGGCGCTCGACCACATCGAGGGGCTTTCGCCCGCGGTCGCCATCGAGCAACGCAGCGGCGGCCACTCGCCGCGCTCGACCGTGGGGACCGTCACCGAGATCTACGACTACCTGCGCGTGCTGTACGCCCGGCTCGGCGAGCCCTACTGCCCCGAGTGCGACCTGCCCATCGGCACGCAAACCACCGACCAAGTGGTCGACAAGATCCTCAGCGAGCCCGAGGGCCAGCGGCTCTACCTGCTGGCGCCGCTAGAGATCGGCGTCGGCGACAAGTACGAAGACCTGTGGGCCGAGCTGGCCGGCAACGGCTACCTGCGGATCCGCGTCGACGGCAAGTTTTACGAGCTGGGCGAGGCGCCGGAGATCGACCGCCGACGCAAGCACGACGTGGCGGTGGTGGTCGACCGGATCACCGTCCACGCCAAGAGCCGGGGCCGGATCGCCGAAGCGGTCGAGGGCGCCCTGGCGATCGGCCGCGGCGTGATGCAGGTCGTGGAGCCGATCGACGACGCCCCCGAGAGCCGCTGGCCCACCCGCACGCACAGCCAACACCTGGCGTGCGAGAAGTGCGGCCGCAGCTTCGACGCCCTCTCGCCCCACAACTTCTCGTTCAACAGCGCGCTGGGCTGGTGCGGCGCGTGCGAGGGGCTGGGCGTGCAGACCGGCGCCAACCCGGCCGCGCTGCTGCGCGACCCCGAGCTCACCCTCGCCGAGGGCGCCCTGCTGCTGTGGCCCAACCTGCGGGGAGACCTGGCCCGCGGACTGCTCGAGGCCCTCAGCCGCCACACCGGGGTGCCGACCGACGTCCCCTACCAGCGGCTCAACGCCCGGCAGCGGCGTGTGCTGTTGTACGGCACGGGAGAGGAGTGGATCGCGGTCGAGGGCAAAGGCCCGCAGGCCAAGTCCCACTCGCAGCTCCGGTTCCAGTTCAAGGGGCTCTACCCCGCGCTCGAGGAAGCCTCGCGGCTCTCGCCGCGCTTGCGCACGCAGCTCGAGCACCTGGTCGACGAGATCGAGTGTAACGAGTGCGGCGGCAGCCGGCTACGCGACGACGCCTCGGCCGTGCGGTTCCGCGACCACACGCTGGAGGACGTCTCGCGCACGTCGCTCGGCGAGCTGCTGCAGCAGGTCTCCGGCTGGAAGCTCTCGGCGCGCGACCGCAAGATCGCCGGCGAGCTGGTCCGCGAGGTCAAGAACCGGCTGACGTTCTTGGTAGACGTCGGCCTGAACTACCTGACGCTGGGCCGCGGGGCGCCGAGCCTCTCCGGCGGCGAGTCGCAACGCATCCGCCTGGCCAGCCAGGTGGGCAGCGGCCTGTGCGGCGTGCTGTACGTGCTGGACGAGCCCACCATCGGGCTGCACCCGCGCGACAACACCCGGCTCATCAAGGCGCTGATGAAGCTGCGCGACCTGGGCAACACGCTGCTGGTGGTTGAGCACGACCGCGAGGTGGTGGCAAGCGCCGACGCGCTGCTCGACTTCGGCCCCGCAGCCGGGCGGTTCGGCGGGGAGATCGTCGCCCGCGGCACGCCTGCCGAGGTGAGCAAGAGGCGCGGCAGCGTCACGGGGCCGTACCTGAGCGGCACCAAAGCGATCGCGATCCCGTCCAATCGCAGGATCACGCTCGAGGCGAAGGGGCGAGGGACGAGGGGCGAGGGCGTGAACGGCGCCGTTTCCGCCTGCCCCACCCCGCGGATCGGCATCCGTGGCGCGCGGCACAACAACCTGAAGAACATCGACGTCGATATCCCGCTGGGGGCGCTCGTGGCGGTGACGGGGGTCAGCGGCAGCGGCAAGAGCTCGCTGATTAACGAGATCCTCTACAACCAGCTCGCCAGGTCGCTGCACCGCGCGGGGTGCGTGGCCGGCGCGCACGACGACATTGTGGGGGTCGAGCGGATCAACAAGGTGATCCGCGTCGATCAGGCGCCGCTGGGCAACTCCCCCACCAGCAACCCGGCCACCTACACCGGCTGCTTCGACCTGATCCGCCAACTCTACGCCCAGCTCCCCGAGTCGAAGCTGCGCGGCTACTCGGCGCGGCAGTTCAGCTTCAACGTGGCCGGCGGACGCTGCGACGCGTGCGAGGGAGACGGCCAACTGCGGATCGAGATGCACTTCCTCCCCGACGTGTGGGTAGAGTGCGACACCTGCCGCGGGCAGCGCTACAACCCTGACACGCTGGCGGTGAAGTACCGCGACCGCAGCATCGCGGACGTGCTGGCGATGCCGGTGGAAGAAGCCCTCACGCTGTTCGAAAACATCCCCAAAATCCGCCGCATCCTGCAAACGATCTGCGACGTGGGGCTGGGCTACGTGACCCTGGGGCAGAGCGCTCCGACCCTCTCCGGCGGCGAGGCGCAGCGCGTCAAGCTGGCCGCGGAGCTGGCCCGCCCCGACACGGGTCAAACGCTCTACCTGCTCGACGAGCCGACCACCGGCCTGCACTTCGACGACCTCGCCCGGCTGCTGGACGTGCTGCACCGGCTGGTCGACCTCGGCAACACTGTTGTGGTGATCGAGCACAACCTTGACGTCATCAAGACCGCCGACTGGGTGCTGGACATCGGGCCCGAAGCGGGGCGCGACGGCGGCCGGCTGGTCGCCGCGGGGACGCCCGAAGACGTGGTCGCCGCGTTCTCGAAGCCCAAACGCGGAAAGAAATCAGCGGTCGCCGCCGTGTCGCACACCGCCGCGGCGCTCGGCCCGGTGCTGGCCGACGGCCCGTACGCCGAACGCCGCGTCTACGACCCCTCGGCCCTCGACCAGGCCCAGGCGGGGGACCTCGACCTCGACCGCGTGGGCGAAGACGCCCAGATGCCGTGGGAGGCCGACGGCCGGCTGTGGCACTCGCAGAACCGGGTGGCCCGCGACGGCACGGCCTGCAAGTGGGACGGCCGGGTCGTCGACCGGGTCGAACGCCGCGTGCAGGAACTGGCGGACGAGCTGGGCGTGGGCCTCTCCCCCACCAACTGGAACCACCGCAGCGTGGTCGAGATCGCCGCAGAGACCAAGAGCCACGGCTGGCTGCTGCACATGATGACCGGCGACAAGTGGCTGGTGAAGCTCAAGTTCCGCACCGCCAGCAAGACCTTCCAACGCGAACAACTAACGCTCGACCTGGCGCTGCGGCCGCTCGACGAGTTGGACCACATCCAGGCCTACGGCTCCGGCCCACGCGTGAAGTGCAAGAACCTCCGCGGCCCGTGGCAAGAGGTACAGGTCGACGTGCACCACTTCAGCGAGATCGACACCCCGGCGTTCTGGGAGATGGTGGAACGCGCGGTCCGCGGCTTCCACAAGCTCACCACCCGCGTCGCCCAGAACCCCGAAGACGTGATGCCCTGGAAGGTGCTGGGCCGCAAGTGGCACCTGGCGCGCAAGGGCTTCCCGCCGGGCAAGCGGCCGCAGTGGGAGAACGAGCTGCTGGAAGAGCTGATCGAGACGCTCAGCGAGGCGGCGCCCAACGGGCAGTTCTTGTGGAACAACAAGGTGCTGGTGCACCAGATGCTCCCCGGCGTGCCGATCCCGTGGGCGACGGTCGTCACCAAGCGGCTGGCGAACGTCGAGCTGGCGCTCACCGGCCCCAAGGGCGCCTTCCAGCTAGGCCGGCTGACGGACCTGGCGGCCGAGTACGAGCTGAACGTCGACGCCGAAGACCGCGACATCGTACGGCTCAAGTTCACCGAACCCGAACACCTGCACCGCGGCGATTTGGAAGGGTTCCTGCAGGAGCACCTCGAAGCGACCCTCGGCGCAGCGGTGGGGTAG
- a CDS encoding acyl-CoA thioesterase has protein sequence MPTDPTFRHTLCVPESAIDRNGHVNNVAIVQWMQDVAVLHSESVGCTAATVAQGCTWVVRSHHVEYLRPAFDGDQVEIVTWIADFRRVRSRRRYEFYRRPGGELIARGETDWVYVNVATGRPGSVPDEVQRCFTLPADP, from the coding sequence ATGCCCACCGATCCTACCTTCCGTCACACGCTGTGCGTCCCCGAATCCGCCATCGACCGCAACGGGCACGTCAACAACGTCGCCATCGTGCAGTGGATGCAAGACGTGGCGGTGCTGCACTCCGAATCGGTCGGCTGCACCGCCGCTACCGTGGCCCAGGGGTGCACGTGGGTCGTGCGGTCGCACCACGTTGAGTACCTGCGGCCCGCGTTCGACGGCGACCAGGTAGAGATCGTCACCTGGATCGCCGACTTCCGCCGGGTCCGCTCTCGGCGTCGCTACGAGTTCTACCGCCGGCCCGGCGGAGAACTGATCGCCCGCGGCGAGACCGACTGGGTGTATGTGAATGTGGCCACCGGTCGGCCCGGCTCCGTGCCCGATGAGGTGCAGCGCTGCTTCACGCTGCCGGCCGACCCGTAG
- a CDS encoding sulfatase, with translation MNPLLGGPCRGTNFFGLAACLAAGFLQVAQGASAPRPGGPPFNIVLFLVDDMGWMDSSVYGSTFYETPAMERLAREGMRFNEAYVQPLCSPTRATLMTGKDAATRLHMHQAITGASAKSPVVPPRARPDRIATWPESRVNLPLSERTIAEALRDGGYQTWHLGKWHLGSAQQFGPQKQGFERVIGAGGAGPSGGYFSANVPMLSPGPKGEYVCERLTREAEALLDQRDPARPFFMYLAHFNVHSPYMAKPELVEHFRQKADPDNPQHNPVMAAMLRSMDDSLAALLAKIDALGLANDTLFVFLSDNGGVHWSNRAVGLEEPTPPTSNLPLRGGKCCFYEGGIRVPMLVRLPGRVAAGSACDVPVHACDFYPTFVSYAGLKAEQDPALDGEDLTPLFEQQGGLKRDALFGHFPRATTLAGTMGGSWVRKGDYKMIRLWLAGPDGADAYELYNIKEDIGETRNLAADMPEKVAALDQRLGDWLAETGALLPQKNPAWNGASATVRPRLRSRPE, from the coding sequence ATGAACCCTCTGCTTGGCGGGCCGTGCCGCGGCACGAACTTCTTCGGGCTAGCCGCCTGCTTGGCGGCTGGCTTCCTGCAGGTGGCGCAGGGCGCGAGCGCCCCTCGCCCGGGCGGGCCCCCCTTCAACATCGTGTTGTTCCTGGTCGACGACATGGGCTGGATGGACAGCAGCGTGTACGGCAGCACGTTCTACGAGACGCCCGCCATGGAGCGGCTTGCGCGCGAAGGGATGAGGTTCAACGAGGCGTACGTGCAGCCCCTCTGTTCGCCGACGCGGGCGACGCTGATGACCGGCAAGGACGCCGCGACTCGGCTTCACATGCACCAAGCCATCACCGGCGCCAGCGCCAAGAGCCCGGTCGTTCCGCCGCGGGCGCGACCCGACCGGATCGCAACCTGGCCCGAGAGCCGCGTTAACCTCCCCCTCTCGGAACGCACCATCGCCGAAGCGCTGCGCGACGGCGGCTACCAGACGTGGCACCTGGGCAAGTGGCACTTGGGCAGCGCCCAGCAGTTCGGCCCGCAGAAGCAGGGCTTCGAGCGGGTGATCGGCGCGGGGGGAGCTGGCCCCTCTGGGGGATACTTTTCTGCCAACGTCCCGATGCTCAGCCCCGGGCCCAAGGGAGAATATGTCTGCGAACGGCTGACCCGCGAGGCAGAAGCGTTGCTGGACCAGCGCGACCCGGCGCGGCCGTTCTTCATGTACCTGGCCCACTTCAACGTCCACTCTCCCTACATGGCCAAGCCGGAACTGGTCGAGCACTTCCGCCAGAAGGCCGATCCGGACAACCCACAGCACAACCCGGTGATGGCCGCGATGCTGCGGTCGATGGACGACAGCTTGGCGGCGCTGCTGGCGAAGATCGACGCGTTGGGCCTCGCCAACGACACACTGTTCGTGTTCCTCTCCGACAACGGCGGCGTCCACTGGAGCAACCGTGCGGTGGGGCTCGAAGAGCCGACGCCGCCGACATCGAACCTGCCGCTCCGGGGGGGCAAGTGCTGCTTCTACGAAGGGGGGATCCGCGTGCCGATGCTGGTGCGGCTGCCGGGCCGGGTGGCCGCGGGGAGCGCCTGCGACGTCCCGGTGCACGCCTGCGACTTCTACCCCACGTTCGTGTCTTACGCGGGGCTCAAGGCCGAGCAGGACCCTGCGCTCGACGGCGAGGACCTTACGCCGCTGTTCGAGCAACAGGGGGGCCTCAAGCGCGACGCGTTGTTCGGGCACTTCCCACGCGCCACAACACTGGCCGGCACGATGGGGGGGTCTTGGGTCCGCAAGGGAGACTACAAGATGATCCGCCTGTGGCTGGCCGGGCCGGACGGCGCCGACGCCTACGAGCTCTACAACATCAAAGAGGACATCGGAGAAACCCGCAACCTGGCCGCCGACATGCCGGAGAAGGTCGCGGCGCTCGACCAGCGGCTGGGCGACTGGCTGGCGGAGACCGGCGCGCTGCTGCCGCAGAAGAACCCGGCCTGGAACGGCGCCTCGGCGACCGTGCGCCCCAGACTAAGAAGCAGACCCGAGTAG